The following are from one region of the Candidatus Acidulodesulfobacterium ferriphilum genome:
- a CDS encoding YjgP/YjgQ family permease has translation MSTIDRYIFKQFIPPFIFGLLIFTFSITINRILLLTQMVLNKGVSITAVLKLASLTIPDFMIITLPVSFLLAVLTVFGKMTQDNEIMALKVSGVSIFKLTKPVLLFALIPLAVSILFSFYMAPRFNFFFRVLAVKEFKKAALSALKKNAFTDKFGKLKIFVRDVNTNKSTLKGIFILNRVHNTPETLIAKSGAIVYNQKQNTLYFYLKNGIIQNQDPNSKNFWILHFNTYKINIKLKGLSFPGKNGSVHFMTFPQLARRYLSEKDSKIKNIYLIYLYKKIAIPLATILFVFIGMSLGMFLEKRSLFLAISYTIIIVTAYYILFTSGFYLSLRNQINPVIGVWGADLFLFVSGFILYLRTLLR, from the coding sequence ATGTCAACAATAGACAGATACATATTTAAACAATTTATCCCTCCTTTTATATTCGGACTTTTAATATTTACCTTCAGTATTACGATAAACCGGATTTTATTGCTTACCCAGATGGTGCTTAATAAGGGGGTCAGCATAACCGCCGTACTAAAGCTTGCCAGTTTAACGATACCCGATTTCATGATAATAACCCTTCCGGTATCTTTTTTGCTTGCGGTATTGACGGTTTTCGGGAAAATGACGCAGGATAACGAAATTATGGCATTAAAGGTTTCCGGCGTCTCGATTTTTAAACTGACGAAGCCGGTCCTTCTTTTTGCCTTGATACCGCTTGCAGTTTCAATTTTATTTTCTTTTTATATGGCTCCGAGATTTAACTTTTTTTTCAGGGTGCTTGCGGTAAAAGAATTTAAAAAAGCGGCGCTTTCGGCATTAAAAAAAAATGCTTTTACGGATAAATTCGGAAAATTAAAAATTTTTGTCAGGGATGTCAACACGAACAAATCTACCTTAAAGGGTATTTTTATACTGAACAGGGTGCATAATACGCCCGAAACCCTGATTGCCAAAAGCGGCGCTATCGTTTATAACCAAAAACAAAATACCCTGTATTTTTATTTAAAAAACGGCATAATTCAAAATCAAGACCCGAATTCTAAAAATTTTTGGATATTGCATTTTAACACATATAAGATAAATATAAAATTAAAAGGGCTGTCGTTTCCGGGTAAAAACGGTTCCGTTCATTTTATGACATTTCCCCAACTCGCAAGAAGGTATTTATCGGAAAAGGATAGCAAGATAAAGAATATTTATCTCATATACTTATACAAAAAGATTGCCATTCCCCTTGCCACAATACTGTTTGTATTTATCGGCATGTCCCTCGGGATGTTTCTTGAGAAAAGAAGTCTGTTTCTGGCAATTTCCTATACGATAATAATTGTGACGGCTTATTATATTTTATTCACATCGGGGTTTTATCTGTCGCTAAGAAATCAAATAAATCCGGTTATAGGCGTTTGGGGGGCGGATTTGTTTCTTTTTGTTTCAGGCTTTATATTGTATTTAAGGACACTTTTAAGATAA
- a CDS encoding YjgP/YjgQ family permease, producing the protein MKIKILQRYLLAEFLKYLAVALLSLAAFYIVVDFISNIGAFTKHSPDAGYVILYFLYKLPEIIYRVLPLSALLSTLLTITFLNKNNEIMPVKSSGLSMFKFFMPLILTGIIISMSSFFLSNFIAVKTNILRRFVMQRYINKNSSYDIDSVYKYRTKDIMIHYKKYIITAKSLDPSKKVIKGVNIYVFDGDFVLNKRYIAEEGYFKHNNLELINGRLDKFEFKNKSEFSEKFFKNVEMPINLNLNFFKSYTLKPEFLSITSLSKMLTVAKKTESGVSYILTGFYSKLSYPVINLILILIGISVGLLLEKKGGTPIAIGISIVFAFTWWIVNSIALSLGESSQLNPLLAAFMADIIFLLFAVYLMADID; encoded by the coding sequence ATGAAAATAAAAATATTGCAAAGATATTTATTGGCCGAATTTTTAAAATATTTGGCTGTCGCCCTTTTAAGCTTAGCCGCTTTTTATATCGTGGTGGATTTTATTTCTAATATAGGCGCATTCACAAAGCATTCTCCAGACGCCGGTTATGTGATTCTATATTTTTTATATAAACTTCCGGAAATAATTTACAGGGTGCTTCCGTTATCCGCCCTCTTATCGACCCTGCTTACCATAACATTTTTGAATAAAAACAATGAAATAATGCCTGTAAAGTCTTCGGGTTTAAGTATGTTTAAGTTCTTTATGCCGTTAATTTTGACCGGAATTATAATATCGATGTCTTCTTTTTTTCTTTCGAATTTTATTGCCGTTAAGACCAATATACTGAGAAGGTTCGTAATGCAAAGATATATCAACAAAAATTCGTCCTATGATATAGATTCCGTATATAAATACAGGACAAAGGACATTATGATTCATTACAAAAAATACATTATTACGGCAAAATCTCTGGATCCGTCAAAGAAGGTAATTAAGGGCGTCAATATTTACGTATTCGATGGCGATTTTGTCTTAAATAAAAGATATATAGCGGAAGAGGGGTATTTTAAACATAATAATCTCGAGTTAATTAACGGGCGGTTAGACAAATTCGAATTTAAAAATAAATCCGAATTTTCGGAAAAATTTTTTAAAAATGTGGAAATGCCTATTAATTTAAACTTAAATTTTTTTAAATCTTACACCCTGAAACCGGAATTTCTTTCTATAACCAGCCTGTCAAAAATGCTTACGGTCGCAAAAAAAACGGAATCGGGCGTCAGTTATATTCTTACCGGTTTTTATTCCAAATTATCCTACCCGGTAATAAACCTGATTCTTATACTTATCGGCATTTCCGTTGGATTATTGCTGGAAAAGAAAGGCGGCACGCCTATTGCGATAGGAATAAGCATCGTATTTGCCTTTACATGGTGGATTGTTAATTCCATTGCCCTGTCGCTCGGGGAGTCCTCCCAGCTGAATCCGCTTTTAGCCGCGTTTATGGCGGATATTATATTTTTATTATTTGCCGTATATCTTATGGCAGATATAGATTAA
- the nadC gene encoding carboxylating nicotinate-nucleotide diphosphorylase, with protein MRLFESQVKPLIYGALSEDIKGGDITTDAVTLKNDPEISCTVTSKSNGIVCGLQIFSMVFDIVSKNNYEINFLVQEGDYVSKSQEIIFLKAKASVILYAERTALNFIQHLSGIATIANLAGKELEGLKTKVLDTRKTIPGLRLLQKYAVKTGGAENHRFDLSSGILIKDNHIKLAGGIKNALKMVRDYRSGFNFKIEVEASTLDEVKECLEGGADIIMLDNMDVFTMKSAVNLINGKSLTEASGNITVSKLRKIAQDSGVDYISMGSLTNSIVPADFSLNFII; from the coding sequence ATGCGTTTATTCGAATCCCAGGTAAAACCTCTCATATATGGCGCTTTAAGCGAAGATATAAAGGGCGGAGATATTACGACGGATGCCGTTACCCTAAAAAACGATCCCGAAATCAGCTGCACCGTTACCTCAAAATCGAACGGCATTGTTTGCGGCCTGCAAATATTCTCGATGGTTTTCGACATAGTCTCCAAAAATAATTATGAAATAAATTTTTTGGTTCAAGAGGGCGATTATGTTTCGAAATCTCAAGAGATAATATTTTTAAAAGCAAAAGCGAGCGTTATACTTTATGCGGAAAGGACTGCCCTCAATTTTATTCAGCACTTATCGGGAATTGCAACAATCGCAAACTTAGCGGGGAAAGAGCTCGAAGGGCTTAAAACAAAAGTTTTGGACACAAGAAAAACAATCCCCGGGTTAAGGCTGCTCCAAAAATATGCCGTTAAGACAGGGGGGGCTGAAAATCACAGGTTCGACCTGTCATCGGGGATATTAATAAAGGACAACCATATTAAATTAGCCGGCGGCATAAAAAATGCCTTAAAGATGGTAAGGGATTACCGTTCGGGATTTAATTTTAAAATAGAAGTGGAAGCATCTACTTTAGACGAGGTAAAAGAATGCCTCGAAGGCGGAGCCGATATAATTATGCTTGACAATATGGATGTCTTTACCATGAAAAGCGCCGTTAATCTTATAAACGGCAAGTCCTTAACGGAAGCTTCGGGCAATATAACCGTAAGCAAATTAAGAAAAATAGCGCAAGATTCCGGAGTAGATTATATCTCTATGGGTTCGCTGACCAATTCGATAGTGCCTGCAGATTTCTCCTTGAATTTTATTATTTAG
- a CDS encoding adenosylhomocysteinase — MMADIKDIKLAKQGKERILWAGQDMPVLSLIKEQFAEKKPFKGLNMGLCLHVTAETANLARTLQAGGAEVYLCASNPLSTQDDVAASLVKDFGIDVYAIKGEDSKTYYEHIDSVLGAKPNVTLDDGADLISVIHKKYKKLIKNIKASMEETTTGVIRLRSMEAAGELKIPVIAVNDADAKHLFDNRYGTGQSTIDGIIRATDMLLAGKNFVVMGYGWCGKGLASRARGIGSNVIVTEIDPVKALEAIMDGFRVMKGTDAAKVGDIFCTVTGDINVINAEHFENMKDGAIVSNSGHFDVEININKLKKMAKSVKKVKDFVEEYRLKDGKRIYLLAEGRLINLASAHGHPASVMDMSFSVQALSAEFAVLGKNMSPRVYNVPKEIDERIASLKLKSMGIEIDTLTDEQINYLKSWQEGT; from the coding sequence ATAATGGCGGATATAAAGGATATTAAGCTTGCAAAACAGGGTAAAGAGAGAATTTTATGGGCCGGGCAGGATATGCCGGTTTTGTCGCTGATAAAAGAACAGTTTGCCGAAAAAAAGCCGTTCAAGGGTTTAAATATGGGGTTATGCCTTCATGTTACGGCAGAAACGGCTAATCTTGCCAGAACATTGCAGGCCGGCGGAGCCGAAGTTTACCTGTGTGCTTCCAACCCTCTTTCGACTCAGGACGATGTCGCTGCCTCGTTAGTTAAAGATTTCGGCATAGATGTTTATGCCATTAAAGGAGAAGACTCAAAAACTTACTATGAACACATAGACAGTGTTTTAGGCGCCAAACCGAATGTTACCCTCGATGACGGAGCAGACCTTATATCCGTTATACATAAGAAATATAAAAAATTAATTAAAAATATAAAAGCCTCCATGGAAGAAACGACCACGGGGGTAATAAGGCTTCGCTCTATGGAAGCGGCGGGGGAACTTAAAATACCGGTTATAGCGGTAAACGATGCCGATGCCAAACATCTTTTCGACAACAGGTACGGGACGGGGCAGTCAACCATAGACGGCATTATCAGGGCGACGGATATGCTGCTTGCGGGCAAGAACTTTGTGGTAATGGGTTATGGCTGGTGCGGAAAAGGGCTTGCGTCAAGGGCAAGAGGTATCGGCTCCAATGTTATTGTTACGGAGATTGACCCCGTTAAGGCTTTAGAAGCCATAATGGACGGATTCAGGGTAATGAAAGGAACGGATGCCGCCAAGGTCGGGGATATTTTTTGCACCGTCACGGGCGATATAAATGTTATAAACGCCGAACACTTTGAAAATATGAAAGACGGCGCCATTGTGTCAAATTCCGGTCATTTCGATGTCGAAATCAATATAAATAAGCTTAAAAAAATGGCAAAGTCGGTAAAAAAGGTAAAGGATTTTGTCGAGGAATACAGGCTTAAAGACGGCAAAAGGATATATTTATTGGCCGAAGGCAGGCTTATCAACCTTGCAAGCGCCCACGGGCATCCGGCAAGCGTTATGGATATGAGTTTTTCCGTTCAGGCTCTTTCGGCGGAGTTTGCCGTTTTGGGAAAAAATATGTCCCCGAGGGTTTATAATGTTCCTAAGGAAATAGATGAAAGGATCGCGTCCTTAAAATTAAAATCGATGGGCATCGAGATAGACACCCTTACGGACGAACAGATTAATTACTTGAAGTCATGGCAGGAAGGGACATGA
- a CDS encoding biotin--[acetyl-CoA-carboxylase] ligase: MDETDLKDMNYIDIFEIKKNLKGSFIGKNIYYEEKVDSTNTLARELSAKGVKNGSVVISDYQEKGRGRNGKIWTSPCGCNIYMSIILKPKFSPEVAQGMTILAAVSVADAIAEVASLKPQIKWPNDILIDSKKVSGILTEMSTQNMIIEHIIVGIGINVNAEENDIEDGIKNIATSLLIESKKTDGFTGLLNRNKLITSILNKFDKYYEMFLSTGLSSVLQYYQKYFNMIGKEIEINIKDKRVKGQVVGIDSKGALLLKTGENELEKVVSGEIYL; the protein is encoded by the coding sequence ATGGATGAAACTGATTTGAAAGATATGAATTATATCGACATTTTTGAAATTAAAAAAAATCTGAAGGGTTCTTTTATCGGCAAGAACATATATTATGAAGAAAAAGTGGATTCTACCAACACATTGGCAAGGGAACTTTCGGCTAAAGGGGTAAAAAACGGCAGCGTCGTAATATCGGATTATCAAGAAAAGGGAAGGGGGAGAAACGGAAAAATCTGGACATCCCCGTGCGGCTGCAATATATATATGTCCATAATATTAAAACCTAAATTCAGCCCTGAAGTTGCTCAAGGAATGACTATTTTGGCCGCCGTTTCGGTTGCAGACGCAATTGCGGAGGTTGCCTCTTTAAAGCCTCAAATTAAATGGCCTAACGACATCCTTATAGACTCAAAAAAGGTTTCCGGAATATTAACCGAGATGAGCACGCAAAATATGATAATAGAGCATATTATAGTCGGCATCGGAATAAATGTGAATGCCGAAGAAAATGATATAGAAGACGGCATAAAAAATATTGCCACATCCCTTTTAATAGAATCAAAAAAAACAGACGGATTTACGGGCCTTCTAAATAGAAACAAACTTATTACTTCTATCCTTAACAAATTCGATAAATATTATGAAATGTTTTTATCCACAGGCTTGTCGTCCGTTCTTCAATATTACCAAAAATACTTTAACATGATAGGCAAAGAAATCGAGATAAATATTAAAGACAAGAGGGTTAAAGGACAGGTTGTCGGAATAGATTCAAAAGGCGCTCTTCTTTTAAAGACGGGCGAAAATGAACTCGAGAAGGTTGTTTCGGGCGAAATATATCTTTAA
- a CDS encoding type III pantothenate kinase — MLLACDIGNLSSVFGIFDTEGNIVKTFRVNTSSMACAKDLNQNFSKNFDLFDLKDIEGVSISSVVPSVDLVYKDFFKKFKIDPLFISSKIKLNIRICAENPERLGSDRIADISYAHFTSQKFQIVVDSGTALTIDAVNEKGDFLGGIIFPGISSLAACLHRSTEKLPLINITKNTVKPQSPVGTNTEMSIMSGVYYGTIFLIEGFIENICDYYNCDINNLNVIFTGGYSGLIFDDTCIKAKKILDEYWTLKGIKYLYDLNNN; from the coding sequence ATGTTATTAGCATGCGACATCGGTAATTTATCTTCCGTTTTTGGAATATTCGATACGGAAGGCAATATAGTTAAAACATTCAGGGTAAATACATCCTCCATGGCTTGCGCTAAAGATTTAAATCAAAATTTTTCTAAAAATTTTGATTTATTCGATTTAAAAGATATAGAGGGGGTTTCCATCTCTTCGGTCGTTCCAAGTGTTGACCTGGTTTATAAAGATTTTTTCAAAAAATTTAAAATAGACCCTTTATTTATTTCATCGAAAATAAAATTAAATATCCGTATTTGCGCGGAAAACCCCGAACGATTAGGTTCCGATAGGATTGCCGACATAAGTTATGCCCATTTTACGAGCCAAAAATTTCAAATCGTCGTAGATTCAGGAACTGCCTTAACTATCGATGCAGTAAATGAAAAGGGGGATTTTTTGGGCGGAATTATTTTCCCAGGAATATCTTCGCTTGCCGCCTGCCTTCACAGGTCAACCGAAAAACTTCCTCTTATAAATATTACAAAAAATACGGTAAAGCCGCAAAGTCCGGTAGGGACAAATACCGAAATGTCTATAATGTCGGGGGTATATTACGGAACTATATTCCTGATTGAGGGATTTATCGAAAATATTTGCGATTATTATAACTGCGACATCAATAACTTAAATGTTATTTTTACGGGGGGATATTCAGGTTTAATTTTTGACGACACCTGCATAAAAGCGAAAAAAATCCTCGACGAATACTGGACGCTCAAGGGCATAAAATATTTATACGATTTAAACAATAATTAA